In Balearica regulorum gibbericeps isolate bBalReg1 chromosome 2, bBalReg1.pri, whole genome shotgun sequence, one DNA window encodes the following:
- the PLEKHA8 gene encoding pleckstrin homology domain-containing family A member 8 isoform X2: MEGVLYKWTNYLSGWQPRWFLLCGGILSYYDSQEDAWKGCKGSIQMAVCEIQVHPADNTRMDLIIPGEQYFYLKARNAVERQKWLVALGTAKACLTDSRTQKEKEFTENTEALKTKMSELRLYCNLLVQQVHKTKEASMSGVSEPETGIDMGALLKSTCDTFLKTLEECMQIANTAFTSELLHQTPPGSPHLAVLRTNKIKHSVLSSHTTMERQMELNPCENGSVKAEINHQEQTLIKSLECLNLETDEGSSDVSVEDHIAEDLAGNKEDGRNKLQAVESCGAYKLLQSETNSLSGLTLCEEDRNENDSPTFFSVMSNRFSDIELREEEGIPTEEFLESCYAIVPVLDKLGPTVFAPVKMDFVGNIKKINQKFITNKEEFDTLQKIVLHEVNAGVAQVRNSATEALLWLKRGLKFLKGFLTEVKNGEKNIQTALNNAYGKTLRQHHGWVVRGVFALALRAAPTYEDFVAALSVEECDPQEETFYKGMQRDLNIYLPAMEKQLNILDTLYEVHGLESDEVV; this comes from the exons ATGGAGGGGGTGCTGTACAAGTGGACCAACTACCTGAGTG gctgGCAGCCTCGATGGTTTCTTCTCTGTGGTGGAATCCTGTCCTATTATGACTCTCAGGAAGATGCCTGGAAGGGTTGTAAGGGAAGCATCCAAATGGCCGTGTGTGAAATTCAAG TTCATCCTGCAGATAACACACGAATGGACCTGATCATCCCAGGGGAACAATACTTCTACCTGAAGGCAAGAAACGCAGTTGAAAGGCAAAAGTGGCTGGTTGCGCTAGGAACTGCCAAAGCCTGTCTGACTGACAGCAggacacagaaggaaaaag AGttcactgaaaacacagaagccTTGAAAACTAAAATGTCTGAACTTCGACTGTACTGTAACCTCCTTGTTCAGCAAGTGCATAAAACAAAGGAAGCCAGCATGTCTGGTGTATCAGAACCAGAG ACCGGGATTGATATGGGAGCTCTGTTAAAATCGACCTGCGACACCTTCCTGAAGACTCTTGAAGAATGTATGCAGATTGCAAATACTGCCTTCACTTCTGAGTTATTGCATCAGACCCCACCTGGATCCCCACATTTAGCAGTTCTCAGAACGAACAAG ATAAAGCACTCTGTCTTGTCCAGTCACACCACAATGGAAAG gCAGATGGAATTGAACCCTTGTGAAAATGGctctgtaaaagcagaaattaacCATCAGGAGCAAACTCTTATTAAAAGTCTGGAATGTTTAAACCTGGAAACAGATGAAGGGAGCAGTGATGTTTCTGTTGAAGATCACATAGCAGAGGATTTGGCAG GCAATAAAGAAGATGGAAGGAACAAGCTGCAAGCTGTAGAAAGCTGTGGTGCCTACAAGTTGCTGCAGTcagaaacaaattctttaaGTGGATTGACTCTGTGTgaggaagacagaaatgaaaatgattcTCCTACCTTCTTCAGTGTCATGAGCAATAG GTTCAGTGATATTGAACTTCGGGAGGAGGAGGGCATACCAACAGAAGAGTTCCTGGAGTCATGTTATGCAATTGTGCCAGTTCTGG acaaACTGGGACCAACTGTCTTTGCTCCTgttaaaatggattttgtaGGTAACATCAAG aaaataaaccagaaatttaTAACCAACAAAGAAGAGTTTGACACCCTTCAGAAGATAGTGCTCCATGAAGTGAATGCAGGTGTAGCACAAGTTAGAAACTCTGCTACGGAGGCTCTCCTCTGGCTGAAAAG AGGTTTAAAGTTCTTGAAAGGATTTTTGACAGAAGTgaagaatggggaaaagaatATCCAAACAGCTCTGA acaATGCTTATGGAAAGACATTACGGCAGCACCATGGTTGGGTTGTCCGCGGGGTCTTTGCG TTAGCTTTAAGGGCAGCTCCAACATATGAAGACTttgtggcagctctgtctgtaGAGGAGTGTGATCCTCaggaagaaacattttacaaaggaatgcagagggacctcaacaTTTACTTACCAGCCATGGAAAAGCAGCTAAATATTTTGGACACTCTCTATGAAGTACATGGTTTGGAGTCAGATGAGGTGGTATGA
- the PLEKHA8 gene encoding pleckstrin homology domain-containing family A member 8 isoform X1 — MAVCEIQVHPADNTRMDLIIPGEQYFYLKARNAVERQKWLVALGTAKACLTDSRTQKEKEFTENTEALKTKMSELRLYCNLLVQQVHKTKEASMSGVSEPETGIDMGALLKSTCDTFLKTLEECMQIANTAFTSELLHQTPPGSPHLAVLRTNKIKHSVLSSHTTMERQMELNPCENGSVKAEINHQEQTLIKSLECLNLETDEGSSDVSVEDHIAEDLAGNKEDGRNKLQAVESCGAYKLLQSETNSLSGLTLCEEDRNENDSPTFFSVMSNRFSDIELREEEGIPTEEFLESCYAIVPVLDKLGPTVFAPVKMDFVGNIKKINQKFITNKEEFDTLQKIVLHEVNAGVAQVRNSATEALLWLKRGLKFLKGFLTEVKNGEKNIQTALNNAYGKTLRQHHGWVVRGVFALALRAAPTYEDFVAALSVEECDPQEETFYKGMQRDLNIYLPAMEKQLNILDTLYEVHGLESDEVV; from the exons ATGGCCGTGTGTGAAATTCAAG TTCATCCTGCAGATAACACACGAATGGACCTGATCATCCCAGGGGAACAATACTTCTACCTGAAGGCAAGAAACGCAGTTGAAAGGCAAAAGTGGCTGGTTGCGCTAGGAACTGCCAAAGCCTGTCTGACTGACAGCAggacacagaaggaaaaag AGttcactgaaaacacagaagccTTGAAAACTAAAATGTCTGAACTTCGACTGTACTGTAACCTCCTTGTTCAGCAAGTGCATAAAACAAAGGAAGCCAGCATGTCTGGTGTATCAGAACCAGAG ACCGGGATTGATATGGGAGCTCTGTTAAAATCGACCTGCGACACCTTCCTGAAGACTCTTGAAGAATGTATGCAGATTGCAAATACTGCCTTCACTTCTGAGTTATTGCATCAGACCCCACCTGGATCCCCACATTTAGCAGTTCTCAGAACGAACAAG ATAAAGCACTCTGTCTTGTCCAGTCACACCACAATGGAAAG gCAGATGGAATTGAACCCTTGTGAAAATGGctctgtaaaagcagaaattaacCATCAGGAGCAAACTCTTATTAAAAGTCTGGAATGTTTAAACCTGGAAACAGATGAAGGGAGCAGTGATGTTTCTGTTGAAGATCACATAGCAGAGGATTTGGCAG GCAATAAAGAAGATGGAAGGAACAAGCTGCAAGCTGTAGAAAGCTGTGGTGCCTACAAGTTGCTGCAGTcagaaacaaattctttaaGTGGATTGACTCTGTGTgaggaagacagaaatgaaaatgattcTCCTACCTTCTTCAGTGTCATGAGCAATAG GTTCAGTGATATTGAACTTCGGGAGGAGGAGGGCATACCAACAGAAGAGTTCCTGGAGTCATGTTATGCAATTGTGCCAGTTCTGG acaaACTGGGACCAACTGTCTTTGCTCCTgttaaaatggattttgtaGGTAACATCAAG aaaataaaccagaaatttaTAACCAACAAAGAAGAGTTTGACACCCTTCAGAAGATAGTGCTCCATGAAGTGAATGCAGGTGTAGCACAAGTTAGAAACTCTGCTACGGAGGCTCTCCTCTGGCTGAAAAG AGGTTTAAAGTTCTTGAAAGGATTTTTGACAGAAGTgaagaatggggaaaagaatATCCAAACAGCTCTGA acaATGCTTATGGAAAGACATTACGGCAGCACCATGGTTGGGTTGTCCGCGGGGTCTTTGCG TTAGCTTTAAGGGCAGCTCCAACATATGAAGACTttgtggcagctctgtctgtaGAGGAGTGTGATCCTCaggaagaaacattttacaaaggaatgcagagggacctcaacaTTTACTTACCAGCCATGGAAAAGCAGCTAAATATTTTGGACACTCTCTATGAAGTACATGGTTTGGAGTCAGATGAGGTGGTATGA
- the FKBP14 gene encoding peptidyl-prolyl cis-trans isomerase FKBP14, which produces MAAALRTALLGAALGCAAAALIPAADVKVEVLQKPFICHRRTKWGDMMLVHYEGYLERDGSMFHSTHKHNNGQPMWFTLGIREAIKGWDKGLKDMCVGEKRKLTIPPALAYGKEGKGKIPPESTLIFNIDLLEIRNGPRSHESFQEMDLNDDWKLSKQEVKIYLKKEFEKHGAVVNDTQHDALVEDIFDKEDEDSDGFISAREFTYKHDEL; this is translated from the exons ATGGCGGCGGCGCTGCGGACCGCCCTGCTGGGCGCGGCGCTGGGCTGCGCGGCCGCGGCGCTGATCCCCGCGGCCGACGTGAAGGTGGAGGTGCTGCAGAAGCCGTTCATCTGCCACAGGAGGACTAAGTGGGGGGACATGATGCTGGTTCACTATGAGGGTTACTTAGAGAGGGATGGCTCCATGTTTCACTCCAC GCACAAGCATAACAATGGTCAACCTATGTGGTTTACCCTTGGCATAAGGGAAGCTATCAAAGGCTGGGACAAAGGTTTGAAGGACATGTGTGTGGGAGAGAAGCGGAAGCTAACTATTCCACCAGCCCTTGCTtatggaaaggaaggaaaag GAAAAATTCCACCTGAGAGCACACTGATTTTCAACATTGACCTTCTAGAAATTAGGAATGGACCAAGGTCTCATGAGTCATTCCAAGAGATGGATCTTAATGATGACTGGAAACTGTCGAAGCAAGAG GTGAAAATTTACTtgaagaaagaatttgaaaagcaTGGAGCAGTGGTAAATGACACCCAGCATGATGCTTTGGTTGAAGACATATTTGATAAAGAAGATGAAGACAGCGATGGGTTCATATCTGCAAGGGAATTTACATACAAGCATGATGAGCTGTAG